The following proteins are co-located in the Etheostoma cragini isolate CJK2018 unplaced genomic scaffold, CSU_Ecrag_1.0 ScbMSFa_394, whole genome shotgun sequence genome:
- the LOC117940983 gene encoding protein CREG1-like codes for MSRAPRTHALTDCPLTLNPTMSVLLRASCVLLLGLLWLSLSPFASCRVRVRIPPHDQVAQVARFVAHQCDWASMATISTHKPVVGQPFSNAFSVSDGPEGFGTGVPYMYLTRMEISVQDLEVT; via the coding sequence ATGTCTCGCGCCCCCCGGACTCACGCACTCACCGACTGTCCTCTGACTCTGAATCCGACCATGAGCGTTCTTCTTCGGGCTTCGTGTGTGCTCCTCCTCGGCCTCCTTTGGCTCTCCCTCTCCCCGTTCGCCTCGTGCCGGGTCCGGGTCCGGATCCCGCCTCACGACCAAGTGGCCCAGGTCGCGCGCTTCGTCGCGCACCAGTGCGACTGGGCCTCCATGGCCACCATCTCCACCCACAAGCCGGTGGTGGGACAGCCGTTCTCCAACGCCTTCTCGGTGAGCGACGGGCCGGAGGGCTTCGGTACCGGGGTGCCCTACATGTACCTGACCCGCATGGAGATCTCGGTCCAGGATCTGGAGGTAACGTAG